From the Xenorhabdus ishibashii genome, one window contains:
- the ybaL gene encoding YbaL family putative K(+) efflux transporter produces the protein MEHSTPLITTIVGGFVLAYLFGMLAQRLRISPLVGYLVAGVLAGPFTPGFVADTSLAPELSEIGVILLMFGVGLHFSLKDLLAVKSIAIPGAIAQIAVATLLGTGLSMLLDWGLLNGIVFGLCLSTASTVVLLRALEERQLVDSHRGQIAIGWLIVEDLAMVLTLVLLPAAAGIMDNQNANMGQLLLKISLTVGKVVVFILLMIFVGRRVIPWLLAKTAGTGSRELFTLAVLAIALGVAYGAVTLFDASFALGAFFAGMVLNESELSHRAAQDTLPLRDAFAVLFFVSVGMLFDPMVLLQQPLAILGTLAIIIIGKSLAAMLLVRMFGHSRRTALTISASLAQIGEFAFILAGLGVTLGFLDGEARNLVLAGAIISIMLNPVLFSLLDRYLEKTETIEEQLLEETLEEETQIPVDICGHAIVVGYGRVGNQLCQRLQEKNFPVVVIEDTRARFEELGEMGISAVIGNAVNKEIMALARLDCACILFLTIPNGYESGEIVANVREIRPDINIIVRAHYDDEVTYITERGTNHIIIGEHEIARAMADALPEYEEGCPIEPPSVHSPARLSST, from the coding sequence ATGGAGCATTCGACACCTCTTATCACGACCATTGTTGGCGGTTTTGTTCTTGCCTATCTGTTTGGCATGCTTGCGCAACGCCTGAGGATCTCACCTCTGGTAGGATACCTCGTAGCAGGTGTACTAGCGGGTCCTTTTACTCCTGGTTTTGTTGCCGATACATCTTTAGCTCCAGAGCTGTCAGAAATTGGCGTGATCTTACTGATGTTTGGTGTCGGTCTACATTTTTCACTTAAGGATTTGTTAGCCGTCAAATCAATTGCCATTCCCGGTGCTATCGCCCAAATTGCAGTTGCAACCTTATTAGGCACTGGATTATCAATGCTACTTGATTGGGGATTGCTCAACGGTATTGTATTTGGGCTTTGCCTGTCTACCGCCAGCACGGTGGTATTACTCAGGGCACTAGAAGAACGACAGCTCGTTGATAGTCATAGAGGACAAATTGCCATTGGTTGGTTAATTGTTGAAGATCTGGCTATGGTGCTGACGTTAGTCCTGCTTCCCGCCGCAGCCGGAATTATGGATAACCAAAACGCCAATATGGGTCAATTGCTGTTAAAGATATCTCTCACAGTTGGAAAAGTTGTTGTCTTTATTTTGTTGATGATTTTCGTCGGACGGCGTGTCATTCCCTGGTTACTGGCGAAAACTGCTGGGACAGGCTCCCGTGAACTATTTACACTGGCTGTACTTGCCATTGCACTAGGTGTTGCTTATGGTGCAGTGACATTATTTGATGCTTCATTTGCCCTCGGTGCCTTCTTCGCAGGTATGGTACTGAATGAATCAGAATTAAGTCATCGGGCTGCGCAAGACACTTTACCGTTAAGGGATGCTTTCGCGGTTCTTTTCTTCGTTTCCGTTGGCATGCTGTTTGATCCTATGGTCTTACTCCAACAGCCTCTGGCAATTTTAGGAACCCTTGCCATTATTATCATTGGCAAATCATTAGCTGCCATGCTACTGGTCAGAATGTTTGGGCATTCACGACGCACAGCTTTAACCATTTCAGCCAGTCTCGCCCAAATTGGTGAATTTGCCTTTATTCTCGCTGGGCTTGGTGTCACGCTGGGATTCTTGGATGGGGAAGCCCGTAACCTTGTACTGGCTGGTGCCATCATTTCAATCATGCTGAATCCTGTTCTATTCAGTTTACTGGATCGCTATTTGGAAAAAACAGAAACCATCGAAGAACAATTACTCGAAGAAACATTGGAAGAAGAAACCCAAATTCCTGTCGATATTTGTGGTCACGCTATTGTCGTGGGTTATGGCCGAGTGGGAAATCAGCTTTGTCAGCGTTTACAAGAAAAAAATTTTCCCGTCGTGGTGATTGAAGATACACGCGCCCGCTTTGAAGAGTTAGGCGAAATGGGTATCAGTGCCGTAATAGGTAATGCCGTCAATAAAGAGATTATGGCTCTGGCAAGGCTCGATTGTGCTTGTATTTTATTCCTGACAATCCCCAATGGTTATGAATCTGGTGAAATTGTTGCGAATGTCAGAGAAATCAGGCCAGATATCAATATCATTGTTCGAGCACATTATGATGATGAAGTTACTTACATTACGGAGCGCGGCACTAACCACATTATCATTGGTGAACATGAAATAGCACGGGCAATGGCTGATGCATTACCTGAATATGAAGAAGGTTGTCCAATAGAGCCACCATCAGTTCATTCGCCAGCGCGCCTATCATCAACATAA
- the ushA gene encoding bifunctional UDP-sugar hydrolase/5'-nucleotidase UshA: MKLSFKASVCALAVSLSLAPLIANAWEKDKTYDITILHTNDHHGHFWHNDYGEYGLAAQKTVVDSIRQEVAKKGGSVLLLSGGDINTGVPESDMQDAEPDFKGMNLVGYDAMALGNHEFDKPLNVLYQQQKWANFPFLSANIYQTSTGKRLFKPYVIFDKQGVKIAVLGLTTDDTAKIGNPANFPDVEFHVPAEEAKKVIEELKKNEKPDVIIAATHMGHYDDGHHGTNAPGDVEMARSLPAGYLNMIVGGHSQDPVCMSAENKNYKQVDYVPGTPCAPDRQNGTWIVQAHEWGKYVGRADFQFRNGEFKLVHYQLIPINLKKKVTKEDGSTERVYYTHEIKQNPEMLNLLTPYQDKGSRILNVKIGSVDKKLEGDRNKVRFVQTNMAHLVLAAQMERTNADFAVMSGGGIRDSIEAGDITYKDVLKVHPFANQLAYVDFKGSEVLPYLTAVANMEKDSGAYGQFYNVSFVKNGKDISDVKIGGKPLDSNKTYRMATLNFNAIGGDGYPRIDNLPGYVDTGFVDAEVLKGYIEKHSPLKDSDYEPKGEIRINNNN, from the coding sequence ATGAAATTATCATTTAAAGCGTCAGTATGTGCCCTTGCTGTTTCTCTATCATTGGCACCGCTAATTGCAAACGCCTGGGAAAAAGATAAAACCTATGACATTACCATCTTGCATACTAATGATCATCATGGTCACTTCTGGCATAACGATTATGGTGAGTATGGTTTGGCAGCCCAAAAAACGGTGGTAGATTCCATTCGTCAGGAGGTTGCCAAGAAAGGGGGGAGCGTATTGTTATTGTCAGGTGGTGACATTAACACTGGCGTACCGGAATCGGATATGCAAGATGCTGAGCCCGATTTTAAGGGCATGAATCTGGTGGGATATGATGCAATGGCATTAGGAAACCATGAATTTGATAAGCCTCTGAATGTCTTGTACCAGCAACAAAAATGGGCAAATTTTCCATTTCTCTCTGCCAATATTTACCAAACCAGTACAGGTAAGCGTCTATTTAAGCCATATGTCATTTTTGATAAACAAGGCGTGAAAATAGCTGTTCTTGGCCTGACAACCGATGATACTGCGAAAATAGGTAATCCAGCTAATTTTCCGGATGTTGAATTCCACGTTCCTGCTGAAGAAGCCAAAAAAGTTATCGAAGAGCTGAAAAAGAATGAAAAGCCAGACGTGATTATTGCGGCAACCCATATGGGACACTATGACGATGGTCATCATGGCACGAATGCACCGGGAGATGTTGAAATGGCACGCAGCCTGCCTGCGGGTTATTTGAATATGATCGTGGGTGGACATTCACAAGATCCGGTGTGTATGTCTGCGGAGAATAAGAACTATAAACAAGTGGATTATGTTCCAGGTACACCTTGTGCTCCCGATCGCCAAAATGGCACATGGATTGTTCAGGCTCATGAGTGGGGGAAATACGTAGGACGGGCTGATTTTCAATTCCGTAATGGTGAATTCAAGCTGGTTCATTATCAATTGATCCCTATTAATTTAAAGAAAAAAGTGACCAAAGAAGATGGGAGTACGGAGCGTGTTTACTATACGCATGAAATTAAACAAAATCCTGAAATGCTCAATTTGCTGACACCTTATCAGGATAAGGGCAGCCGGATACTTAATGTAAAAATAGGTTCAGTAGATAAAAAATTAGAAGGTGATCGCAATAAGGTACGTTTCGTTCAAACAAATATGGCACATCTTGTATTGGCTGCCCAGATGGAACGAACAAACGCTGATTTTGCAGTAATGAGCGGTGGTGGAATTCGTGATTCAATTGAAGCAGGAGATATTACTTACAAAGATGTCCTGAAAGTTCATCCATTTGCTAACCAACTGGCTTATGTAGATTTCAAAGGTAGCGAAGTTTTGCCGTATTTGACGGCTGTTGCAAATATGGAAAAGGATTCTGGCGCCTATGGGCAGTTTTATAATGTGAGTTTTGTGAAGAATGGTAAGGATATCAGTGATGTAAAAATTGGTGGTAAGCCATTGGATTCAAATAAAACTTATCGTATGGCGACGTTGAACTTTAACGCGATTGGAGGAGATGGTTATCCACGGATTGATAATTTGCCTGGTTATGTTGATACGGGGTTTGTCGATGCTGAAGTATTGAAAGGATATATTGAAAAACACTCTCCATTAAAAGACTCTGATTATGAACCGAAAGGTGAGATTCGTATAAATAATAACAACTGA
- a CDS encoding MFS transporter, with protein MSEKSKTTSFPTSPTKTHQTVFSILGAISLSHMLNDMIQSLILAIYPLLQSEFSLSFIQVGMITLTYQVTASLLQPLIGLYTDKHPQPYSLPIGMGFTLSGLLLLAYAESFSIILIAAALVGTGSSVFHPESSRVARMASGGRHGLAQSLFQVGGNLGSSLGPLLAAIFIAPYGKGNVGWFSLTALLAIVILLQVSQWYKVQHRVITPLSSRANSLPKLPRKTIINSFAILLLLVFSKYFYLTSISSYYTFYLIQKFGLSVQNAQIHLFIFLFAVAAGTLIGGPVGDKIGRKYVIWGSILGVAPFTLLLPYASLCWTSILTVIIGIILASAFSAILVYAQELIPGKTGMIAGLFFGLAFGMGGIGAAVLGYVADKTSIELVYKICAFLPLLGIFTLFLPNIEKNT; from the coding sequence ATGAGTGAAAAAAGTAAAACAACCTCTTTTCCAACATCACCAACAAAAACACATCAGACAGTTTTTTCAATTCTTGGTGCCATCAGCTTATCCCATATGCTGAATGATATGATTCAATCGTTGATTCTGGCTATTTATCCACTGCTGCAATCTGAATTCAGCCTCAGTTTTATTCAGGTTGGAATGATAACGCTGACCTATCAAGTAACAGCATCCTTATTGCAGCCTCTTATCGGTTTGTATACTGATAAACATCCACAGCCCTATTCACTGCCTATCGGTATGGGATTTACTCTATCTGGTTTGCTTCTATTAGCTTATGCTGAAAGTTTTTCAATTATCTTAATAGCCGCCGCACTGGTCGGTACAGGATCATCCGTTTTTCATCCAGAATCGTCACGAGTCGCGCGCATGGCTTCAGGTGGACGTCATGGTCTGGCACAATCTTTATTTCAAGTAGGGGGAAATTTAGGGAGTTCATTGGGTCCACTGTTAGCCGCTATTTTCATTGCGCCTTACGGCAAAGGAAACGTCGGTTGGTTTTCCCTGACAGCATTGTTAGCTATCGTAATCCTCTTGCAAGTCAGCCAGTGGTATAAGGTGCAGCATCGGGTTATAACCCCGCTGTCTTCTCGTGCTAATTCCCTGCCAAAGCTGCCTAGAAAAACTATCATAAATTCTTTTGCCATTCTTCTGTTACTGGTTTTCTCCAAGTATTTTTACCTAACCAGTATCAGTAGCTACTACACTTTTTACTTGATACAGAAATTTGGCTTATCAGTGCAAAATGCCCAGATCCACCTATTTATATTTTTATTTGCCGTAGCGGCAGGTACCCTGATTGGGGGGCCCGTTGGAGATAAGATAGGTCGGAAATATGTCATTTGGGGTTCAATTCTTGGTGTTGCACCTTTTACCCTGTTGTTACCTTATGCCTCCTTATGCTGGACAAGCATATTAACGGTTATTATTGGCATCATATTGGCCTCTGCATTTTCTGCTATTTTAGTCTATGCCCAAGAGCTTATTCCCGGCAAAACAGGCATGATTGCAGGTCTGTTCTTTGGCCTGGCTTTTGGTATGGGTGGTATCGGGGCTGCCGTACTTGGTTATGTTGCAGATAAAACCAGTATAGAATTGGTTTACAAAATTTGTGCTTTTCTACCACTTCTTGGTATTTTTACGCTATTCTTGCCAAATATAGAAAAGAACACTTAA